CCATCCCAATTATTGCCCTGACGGGTCAGGTTGCCCTTCCTGCGATTGGACGTGATTCTTTTCAAGAGGCGGATATTACGGGAATCACTTTGCCGATCGTAAAACACAGTTACCTGGTGAAGGATGTTCGCCAGTTAGCAGCCGCGATCCGGGCTGCCTTTCACATTGCCACAACGGGCCGGCCGGGACCGGTTCTGATTGACCTTCCGAAAGATGTTACAGTAGCTCAAGCGGAGTTTGAGTACCCGCCGCAGATTTCTTTTCGCGGCTACCGTTTAAACGCGAAATACAATGCGACTCAAATCTACCAGGCGGCCAGAGCGATTGGAGAATCCCGCAGGCCGGTCCTCTACGCCGGAGGTGGTGTGATTTCTTCGGGTGCCGCCGGGGAACTCCTGGAACTCGCAGAAAAGGCGCAAATTCCTGTGACTACAACCTTGCTCGGGAAAGGAGCCTTTCCCGAGACCCATTCCCTTTCCCTTGGGATGCTGGGAATGCATGGAACGAAATATGCAAACTACGCCGTTTCCTACAGTGATTTAATTATAGCCTTGGGGGCACGTTTTGATGACCGGGTTACAGGAAGGCTGGATACCTTTGCGCCTCATGCCCAGGTGATCCACATTGATATTGATGCTGCCGAGATCGGGAAGAATGTTCGGGTTCATTACCCCCTGACAGGTGACGTCAAGCAGGTTTTGAGAGATTTGATTCCCCGCATTGAGGTACCGCAGACCAAGGAATGGTTAGAGCAGATCCAACAGTGGAAAGCAGAGCATCCCCTGGCTTATACAAAAGAAGAAGGTATGCTCAAACCGCAGTATGTCATTGAGCAGATCTGGGAACTCACTAAAGGAGAGGCGGTTGTCACAACAGAGGTAGGGCAAAATCAAATGTGGGCCGCCCAGTATTATAAGGCAATCTATCCCCGGACTTTTATCTCTTCAGGTGGGCTTGGGACCATGGGATTCGGTTT
Above is a window of Bacillota bacterium DNA encoding:
- the ilvB gene encoding biosynthetic-type acetolactate synthase large subunit, whose protein sequence is MRLTGAEIIVKALEAEGVEVVFGYPGGAVLPLYDKLYDSPIKHILVRHEQGAAHAADGYARATGKPGVCIATSGPGATNLVTGIANAYMDSIPIIALTGQVALPAIGRDSFQEADITGITLPIVKHSYLVKDVRQLAAAIRAAFHIATTGRPGPVLIDLPKDVTVAQAEFEYPPQISFRGYRLNAKYNATQIYQAARAIGESRRPVLYAGGGVISSGAAGELLELAEKAQIPVTTTLLGKGAFPETHSLSLGMLGMHGTKYANYAVSYSDLIIALGARFDDRVTGRLDTFAPHAQVIHIDIDAAEIGKNVRVHYPLTGDVKQVLRDLIPRIEVPQTKEWLEQIQQWKAEHPLAYTKEEGMLKPQYVIEQIWELTKGEAVVTTEVGQNQMWAAQYYKAIYPRTFISSGGLGTMGFGLPAAIGAQVGRPGAVVFDIAGDGSVQMTSQELATAVQFKLPVKVAILNNRYLGMVRQWQELFHGRRYSQTDLVDTPDFVKLAEAYGAEGIRVTRAEDVRSALERSIALPKPVVIDFVIAREENVFPMVPPGESITKMLGG